The nucleotide sequence CACCCATCCCATACTCTAACACCCATCCAATCATATCTCTCCTACCGCTCTTCCACAAACCATTCGTATGTCTCAACCCCTACCCAACCCCCTCCCTCAATCAGACCCTTTACTACTAACTCCTATTGCATGAATCTTTTCTCCTAAGGCTTGCCCGCGAAATTATCATCCAGCCTGATTATGTGAACAATATCTACACCCTGTCAACAAACTATGTCCACCATATAGAACCTTATGTTTAAATGCCAAGTCAGACTCAATTTACAACTCGTTCACAAATGTAAAAAAAGGAACCTTTCCAAGCGACAATTATATTACTCAAACCGATATTATAAACCAAAAAACATTCTTACCAAAACGCTTCCCATTCAATTGTTACGTTCAGTCCCCTTGGAGCTGTTGTTTGCCAATAATAAATAAACCTCTGTTCTGTTTGTCTGAGATCCTGGGAAACATGACCACCTCTCCTATTTAAGCGCTGTTGTAAAATGCAAAATTTTAGTTGGTCCTCTGTATGGCCATGATCCTGCCAGTGTTTAACCAATGGTGAATCAACTTTCCCCGTGTGTATACAACTCCTATGTTGTATAATGCGAGTACGGATAGGTAGTTTAGTTTGACCAATATATAATTTTTGGCAGGGGCATATGTAGTGAAACTTCGGGTATATACAAAGGAAGCCGGGTTTCGAACAGAGTGGAGAGGTAATACTATATTGGTTTCAGTATGGGAGTATCACAAGACTATACCTGACGTAAAAAcacatttaattaatttttgtgAGATTTTGTTAAAACATAGTTCAAAGTGTAGGTTTAATACAATAAGATTTTTTTCGTTTGAATCATTCTATAGGATTACACTCATATTCGGGAGTTTTTTGTGATAAACAACGGGAGCCATTGAGCCGGAGTGAAATGAGTGTGCTGTGTCTGAGTCCGCCCCTTCAATTTTAGGTAGGAGAGGGACTTAGGATAAGTTTTTATAAATCACAGAATTGATTTATTACTATTTAGGTATGATATATTAATATTTGAGTATATGTAATGTCTTAAATAAGTTAAGTCTAAAAATGATAAATTGGGTATAAATATATTATAGCATGAGTCATATTTgtttaataaaatttttttttgttttctgtaatattgttttatgtattgtagACACGAAGTGGTGGGAGCCATGGGTATCTGTTGATGTTGGGTCTTTAGAAAAagagtattcccctgaagaagccagcagtGGCGAAACGAGGCCCTTGTCGGGATGGATAATAGAACTGGTCGAATGACATACACCtaggatttatgattttttggaAACATATATGGTTATTATTTAAGATTCATATATGAGGTTCTTGATGTAAGAGGTGTATTCATCAACTAAGACCTAAATCAACATCAATGGGATTAGGATGTACAAGGTCCGTTTAGGGTAAGATCGAGGTAAGAAGTAGGTGAGCACTGAGGGATACACTATAGAGGACTCTATGCCAATTTTAATGAATGTGTATATTTCTTTTGTGATATGTTACAATTTAATGTGTGTAATTGTGATAGGTGAGTAACTTATTAATAAAGAAATGATCCTTCTTAAGTAAtaattcattttgaaatattttttgaatacaCATAAGTGCTAGTTGTTTCCCATACATTTGTTAatgtaaggggtttttttttgacaTATTATTTATAGCACAGGTAGAGACGGTATTGCCAATAGTTTTttgattgctatatatatatatatatatatatatatatatatatatatatatacacacgaaAACAGTTTGTGTTTGAATAATCCACGTGACTGACCGTGGATTTTCTGTATTTCCGGCCCCCCGCGCTCCCATCGTGTCAGACCTGCGAAGAAACCATATACTTTTTCCCAACCTCTGACTTGCTCATGGTTTCACTTTTATAAACATGATTGAATTAAAAACATTCAACAGCAAAATCAGGCAAGCAAGAAATTGTCCTATGATGATCTTACCTCCTGGACAATGCCTCATTGCCATTTTACATCTTCTGGACTCAGCAATGGTTGGACAAAGTATTGTATCTTTTGCTGGCTTTTTGACAATTTGCCGTGTTCTGGTCTCCAGACCCCACTTAAATCCACATGTTCTATTATTTCTGCTGCAAGTTCCCCACTCGCTCCACTGTCCCACCTCACAGCcttctggaaaaagaaaaattaaaccgAGAGAAGTTGCTATGATGCATTTACGTTAATACAATGCCACCACATGTGAGATGGCTCGTCAGGCAGTAGACTGTAAAGATACAAATCTCATTTCCTTAACTGTACTTAAAATAAATCCAGCAAAGTAGAAGTAGTCAGCTGGAGCCGAGACTCTCATAAGATTAACAAATAAAGATGCAAATTGTCAGAAGACTTTTCATCACCTTCTACAGGTAATTTGACATTttttgcacttaaaaaaaaaagtaccaagcGAAAAAAAAACGTTGTACAGTTCAAACTATGAAGTTGATGTGCTTAGCTACGCAGACTTTTACATGCAAAATGTTCCTACTGGGACTCATGCAAATGAGCCAGGTAGAACAGTTACACAGGAACCTTTCCTATGGGAGAGGTGTAGTTAACATTTTTGTCAGCCCTGGCCTGCAAAGCTGTTTTCACGTGCAGGCTTTCACAAAATTCATTaccaatgagctgctttgtaagATTTTGTATCAAAGCAGCTCATCGATGacaaatttaaataaactttcatgggtaaaacctataaggtagattttaaaagccttgcatacGCAAAAAtggctatttatgtgcataagtggccCGAGCGGGAGCTACGctaattttaaatagccgggaagggcTAGCTCTCTGCCagctacattgtacaaatcaactccttttcattacttataaggtcaaaaattctttaatgaggtcagttttacaatggatacctctgaatgtgtctgtaacaacaccccccccccccgcccaacccCAACCctcctcccgaaaactcaccccttAGAAAGTGCCCCCTTTACAAtacagagtatcagactgagtccTATGAAGAGGTTCTCAGTCTCTCCCTCAATGTTTTCAGCCCAATAGCAAAGAGGTGCGCGTATGTAGGTGCGTACAGCTCCAGACACGTGTGCAtggagagtattttataacctacccatgactgcttataaaatagcatgtatttttGTGCGCGGCAAGATACGCGTGTTTATGGGcgcgcgtggcccttttaaaatctaccttcatGCATATAGGTTTTTCCTCTTGTGAAAggaaaaatgtgtgcatttttatttttgcacacAAGCCATACACTGCTTAAATATGTGCAAAAGCCCCCAAAGCCAGAATTTTAGCATGGTTTCTGCATACTTATGCATGTAGTCCCTAGTCTGCGAATATACAGTCTCTATGCTAGATAAATATCTAATAGCcgcataatacatttttttcattgtaCAAACGTGCTTTCTATTCCAATAAACAAAAGCGGGGATTCCCTTTTAATTCTAAATGCAAACAGGAATAGCGCTTTTGAGAAACAAATGTTGCCAATTATTTATATAAATTTCTAATCCGACCTTTTAAAATACAATGCACAGAGTAGATTAACGAGGTGAACATAGACAGTGAAAGATTCATTTTCAAAGAGTGccacatgtaaaaatgagcatatgcacacataagtagcatctactcacatgcatgctattttaaaaacatcaaacataaGTGCATAATTTTGCTTTCATGCTcacaaatatgcatgtaaaagggGGCGGTCTAGGATCATTTCAGAGCAGGACTAACATTTAtaatgtaagttgctattttaaaagacgccCACATATTTAGATTTGCCATCTTATTCATGTActtgtacacctgctaattattttgcATAAGTGATCtgaaacgtgtttattgtgtattattggtCAGATGGGAGTCTGGGTGACCtgaggggacttcaggctgaagaaccaggagggtctcaattaCTTGAagaaagactgggtgaactggcagtgTCCTtagtaaaactggtcatttcaattacatgcgcatgttttaaaatatgctgacttACGCATATAAATGCCAAATTATGCAAGTCCTACTTTTTGTTCACACTATGAAATATacgtgcacatatttttttaaatagataggaaaagtatgCGTATTCAATATATTGGAATACTCTCTTTCAATGCACTGAATATATTTCTGCGTAAGCATTTGCATTTATGTTTCAAGGTAAaggtatgcatattttataatatgcacttATCGAGTACGTGCAGATTTAAAAATACTGTTGTAAATCTGCATGTAGCtttatacgtgcatatatgccgCCGCCACGCACAGTTGGTTGAAAGTTAAATCCCACCAACTCTTTAGTGATGACAAAAGTGGTCTGGTCTGGTGACCAAAACTCTGATTGTGCAAAAGCAATAGTTTACTTTCACATTGGTGTACTTTTGGTTTGCATAATTTGAATGGATTCCGTTGTAATATACAAAGCAGTAACAAAGAACTAAAGATTTCTACCCAGAACTTTTAAACAGGAACACTAATCTGTGTCAGAATTTCTTGTAGCTGTGAAGCAAAAATATTTCAGTTACTAAAGAAGTTAATGAAATtactattttgcatttttatttccatttgtGTCTTTCAGTTGACTGCGAGCTTCCAATCAATGTTCTGACATCACAAACACCTAAAcagtttataataataataataataattattattattattattaattcagGGAATGATCTGATGTTTTCTGAAGAATATCTATTTAGAGTTTGGTGCTGTCAGCACTCAGAAAACTACAGGCTTTGATTCTGTGAAATCTGGAAAAGTGCAAAAAAATCACCAGCGGCAAATCCTGACAGAAGCTGAGGTCACCAGAACCAGTTTTAGGCATGAGAAAAATGTATTGTGAACCAAATACTCATAGATATTTATTTGGTCATATGTGCAGCTCTGCAATTTTCCGGAATGGATATTACATGGACATTGGACAATATTAAACAGATAAAAGTGAAATGTAACTAAATTAATACAGCatcataaataactgcttcacaaTCCCTAGATCAATGCAATAACTATTGCAAGTTTGTGTTCACCTCTAAAACATTTGCTTAATTCAATGGCCAGCTCCATTGTTCTGCATTACCTCAATGAAACATTTAATCTCTTATACCTGctgtgcaggaggtggacccttgggtcgaggtgaggttgacgctacctgcagggcaagccctactggtccccaccatcggcaggcggagctggctgactgacagaggccggctggagcttcgccaataccagccctcattccccgcaggttgagcccttgggtaccagggctggctggacttaggtgggcctccatccaagGTCTCAGGGACGtcgaggaggtcagccaggggccagcaggatgaggcggagtcccagagacccaggcgccaatgaGAACATGAGGCAGTGGAGTGTcgtagaacaggctgaagtcagggcaagcGGCAGACAAGGAGTGGCAAGGCAAGTGtgggtcaataccagaagtcagcaaggcaaaggtcaaactaGGAGGCGAAGCAGAATTCAATACCAGGAGACAAGTagtagcgtagtcagacgaaACAGCAGTCAATGCCAGGAAACAACcaatagcgtagtcagacgaagcagtggtcaaCACCAAGAGACAAGCAGTTgagtggtcaggcgaagcagtggtcaatACCAGGAAAcaagcagtagcatagtcaggcgaatcagtggtcaataccaggagacaagcagtagcgaGGTCAGGCAAGGCAGTCGTCAAAGCCAGGAAGTCAGTCAGTAGGAACAAGCAAGGTAGacatggaacacaggagcaggattgggtaccaggaacaggaacacagacgagtcaggaaccaggaacacggaggaatcacaggaacaagcaactaaggacacgaccagcatggagacctattgccaaggcaaggaagcactggctgggcccggccttatatactgggacccagtgatgtcatcatccggggccgcgtgTAAgcttcccgccgcggcccctttaaaagaacagctgatgcacacgcgcctagggaggggcgcggtgcgAGACGGCGGTGTCTCCCCGCGGACCACATGGGGAGGCTCGCCGCGGAGCAGGGACATCTGCTGTGGAACTGGGAGCAAGAGGAGTGGCCTGGGGTCGGAGGCGGCAGCCGCCGGCCTGCAAGAGCAGCAGAACCAGGCGCTGGAGCAGGCAACctggggtaagagggcctggctgcgggcctGCCGCAGCTGGCACATGCAATAATGGCTCTACAAATTTTGAATGGCACAATGTCTCATGCCTAAAGCATCCTACACGGCTAAGAATTTACATGCATTATCCATGATTTAGTTGTAGACTTAAAGTAGCACTTTATCCCTACCAGCCTTAATATCAGTTTGATTACAAAAATTCCATATGCATGTTACACTCAGAGACAGATAACTGGGGGAGCAAAGGTGATTGCACTGCCTCATAGGAAAAAATACTCAAAACCAAATCAGCATTCTCACGGAATAAGGATGAGCTAAGGAACAGCGGAATGGGGGTCCAGTACAAAGCAAGAGAGTAGCAGAAGTGGAAATAAGTAAGCTGCTTGTCAGAATATTTTATTCTGTGCACCGTCACACTAGTTGCTTAATGGGTGCTTCTCTCAGGGAAGGAGAAACAGGAGAAAACAAGAAGGACGCACATTTATATGGGCCTGAAAACTaaacaagacagacaaggggaaaggATAAGAAACCAGAAGACTGTTGGGAAGAGAGTGAAAATGAACAGGTggataaatattattaaataaacaaacaagaagaacagaagaatggtcagctaGGGTGTCGTACTACTTTAAGGGTttctttcaaaagttaaaaaaaaaaaagtgattaaaCTTAAGCAAAGAAAAATGTGTTAAAGGGTGGCTACCATTCTGACTGACCTCACCCTCAGTGAGTGGGCAGCTACTGCTGATAATGGGGTGTCCAGGATCCACCTGCCGTGGGCAACGCATCTTCCAAGCCACCTCTTTTGGCCCCCACCCACTCTAAGTGCCAGCCACTCATCGCAGCCTGTGTAGGAGCCTGGGACCTTAGGGGCTTGGCGCAGTTTCTGCTGGGGAGACAAGTCTCAGTCCAAATGTAGGAGAGAGGAAGATATGTTGGCTCTCCAGCGGTGCTGCCCCTCCACTATTGCGGCTGCCATGTCGTACGCTCACTGCATGCTGGGACCGCCCAGCAGCACATACAGCCGCATGATGATGTCGGCACCAATCCTGGAGGTTCATGATTGGCTGGCCACTATTGtcagggaagcagcagcagtctccttcttggGATGACCACCACCGGTCAGCTTCATACGTCCCACTCACTCTGCCTAATTCCACTAGTTGTGTGTCTTCCCCTTTCCTATGTATCCTGTGTAGTGTTTATGTTAGACAACTTCTGTGTTTATGTTAGACAACTTCTGTCACAGTGGGTATTTGAGCCTCTGGGAGATGGGGAGCATTCTGTTGCATCATCCTAAAGGTCTATTACAGCCCATCTTGAACTCAGAGCATGAGTTGGAGTTACAGCTCGGCATTTCATTGGCAAGGCCTTGCGAAACACGGCACATTTTGGGAGCAGGTTTGGCCCCATTACCTGACATGAAACCGATTGTGGACCATGAGAGCGGCTGGTTCAGGGCGAGTGCCCTGGTAGTAACTCTGTGGGACTGGGTGATGGGCTCAGGCCAGCTCTGAACCAAAATGAGGGTGGAGGACAAGGAGGTTACATCAGATGATACTCAGCCCCTTAGGCTTTACAGTTGAGTTTTTCCTTGGTTAATGTTAATAAAATTACGGCCATACTTGTTCCTAAGCGATTCAATGTAGCTGTCATTTCTTTGATAACAGACTCAGTTTTATGTACTTCCAGACTAAACAGCTGGAAGTGCCTAAAACTGtatcagaaaaagagagagacgaTAGTGACTGGGGAGTAAACAGCTGGAATCAATACAAACCAGAAGAGAGGCCAAGAAACCCAGCAGGAAACTCCACTGAGAATGCTACTCCCTGTGAGCAAAGTAGCGGTGATATCCTTCATATCATGGTGCAGCAAAAATATCCAACACTAGGTGAAGAGTATATACTGGGTTGaaaagtttggggtggggggtgattAGGAGCCATAAGCAACACTGATCCTGGGTGCCCCGTTTAATACTTTTACACAAAGCTGTTTACTATTGATGTTTGAGGATAATACTGGAAGTGCTATGCAGCTTGTAAGATGTTGCTGTAGACAATGCCATCTGTAACACAAGACGACAATGTGCAATGTAATATTTGAACTTATCACAGTGCTCATAGGATTCTTACCCAATGTAACTTGGCTCTCATAAATTTCAGTCACAAATTGAAAAAGGAACAGTCAATAAAGAGGGATAGATTTGATCATGAATCATAAAAAGGAACAGTCATTGAAATCAGAGTTGAAGATGGACACTTACCCACGCATTCCATTGAGTCATCTAATGCTGCAAAGCCATCAGGGCATTCTTCGAAGCATCGGCCTCTATGCAAATAAAAGCCTGCTTTGCACTTTGTGCAGAAATCTCTGCTAAAGCACGAGTCGCAATTTTCTATCCTGCATCCTGAATtgagaaaggaaaacaaaaacagtttataTTCTAAACAGCTTTTAATAAACTCAGTGAAGTTCATTAGATATCCTCTCCACAAGCAGAAAGCAAGACTGATGAATCTTTACATATATGTTTATCTTGTCTAATTTTCTCAAATGTTACTTAACATGGGGAAAAAATATCTCATACATATGGAAGGAGTAAGCATCCTGTCATTTTATCAGGATTTTATGGCCACCAGTTTTTTTGCAGTTAATGCCTTCGAGGTATGGATTTGAATCCTCCAAGGCCTTTATTTGGTCAAGGCATTAATGATCAGAAAATGGTATGGCTGGAAAATCAATGCTGCAGAAGCATAGGGTAACAGAAATTTTCTGTTCATGTCCATAACTGAAATCAGAGAGCATGTTGCATTCATTCGGGATTTCCTGTTCAGGTTTATAAAATTGTATTACAAGCTATTTGAATTTTTCACTATATGTGTTGTAAAAACACCCATTTCTCAAGGTAAGGCACtactttgaggtagattttaaaagcgttacgTAAAAACAGCCACATTTGCCATAAGCTTATTCAGCCATCTCCTTCCCCTACTGCTCATCTCTGAGCGAGGAACTAAGAGTTTCACTAAACTAGATCTATGGGGAGTATACAACCTTATTCACATTCTGGaaagatatttattatttattttttttatttaaaagcttttgtatatCACTTACATATGATGTGGCGATCTAGGCAGTTTACaggtaaaaacatacataatttaataatatataaaacaaaaatgtcataaCATTAAGACTATAACAAgtgaaattaaaacagaaaataaaaaataaataaaaatacattcaagTATGAGTGTTAAAATAAGAACAATAtgcaatgaatggaaaaccatGTTTAAAACTCAAGACAGGCATTGTGAGTACCATTCTGACTCTGCAACACCCCAGTGGTATTTCTAAACATGGTAAATTAAATTTTCCGAGACCATATAAATTTAATTTACAAGACCAAGTTGTGGCTTACCTACTCCCACCCTCTGACTCATCACCGGGAGGCATGTTAAACAAGTGCTACAATGGCTACAAGACCATCATCTGTAcacaaaacttgaaaaatgtctcTTGGAATAAGAGTAACTccccttcttgggatatatcaTTTCTCAAAACTTCTTCCATTTGGatcctgcaaaacaaaaaactatcCTAGGCTAGCCCCAGCCAGTTGACCTTCAGGCACTACAGCGCTACCTAGGACTCACTAACTACTATCGCCAATTTATTCTGGGGTATTCAATCCTCTCATCACCTCTCACTGCCTT is from Rhinatrema bivittatum chromosome 2, aRhiBiv1.1, whole genome shotgun sequence and encodes:
- the RSPO2 gene encoding R-spondin-2 isoform X3, with protein sequence MRQYGECLHSCPSGYYGLRAPDMNRCSRCRIENCDSCFSRDFCTKCKAGFYLHRGRCFEECPDGFAALDDSMECVEGCEVGQWSEWGTCSRNNRTCGFKWGLETRTRQIVKKPAKDTILCPTIAESRRCKMAMRHCPGGKRPAKTKDKRNKKKKKKLLERAQEQHSVFLSADRSSQ